A window from Capricornis sumatraensis isolate serow.1 chromosome 5, serow.2, whole genome shotgun sequence encodes these proteins:
- the MKRN1 gene encoding E3 ubiquitin-protein ligase makorin-1, with product MAEAAAPGTTATPSGAGAAAAAAAAASPTPIPAVTSLSPGAGGGGGGSDGGGGGGGGGGWTKQVTCRYFLHGVCKEGDNCRYSHDLSDSPYGVVCKYFQRGYCIYGDRCRYEHSKPLKQEEAAATDLTAKSSLAASSCLSSVGPTVDMNMGEAESRNSNFPTVGAGSEDWVNAIEFVPGQPYCGRTAPSSAEAPLQGSVTKEDAEKEQSAVETKKQLCPYAAVGECRYGENCAYLHGDACDMCGLQVLHPVDAAQRSQHIKSCIEAHEKDMELSFAVQRSKDMVCGICMEVVYEKANPSERRFGILSNCNHTYCLKCIRKWRSAKQFESKIIKSCPECRITSNFVIPSEYWVEEKEEKQKLIQKYKEAMSNKACRYFDEGRGSCPFGGNCFYKHAYPDGRREEPQRQKVGTSSRCRAQRRNHFWELIEERENSNPFDDEEEVVTFELGEMLLMLLAAGGDDDLTDSEDEWDLFHDELEDFYDLDL from the exons ATGGCGGAGGCTGCAGCTCCCGGAACAACAGCCACACCATCAGGAGCAggagcggcagcggcggcggcggcagcggcctCCCCCACCCCTATCCCCGCAGTCACCTCGCTGtccccgggggcggggggcgggggaggcggcagcgacggcggcggcggcggcggcggcggcggcggctggacTAAGCAGGTCACCTGCAG GTATTTCCTGCATGGGGTTTGTAAGGAAGGAGATAACTGTCGCTACTCACACGACCTCTCTGACAGTCCATATGGTGTAGTGTGCAAGTATTTTCAGCGAGGGTACTGTATTTATGGAGACCGCTGCAG atatgAACATAGCAAGCCTCTGAAACAGGAAGAAGCAGCTGCTACAGATCTAACTGCAAAGTCATCCCTTGCTGCTTCCTCGTGTCTCTCATCGGTTGGACCGACTGTTGATATGAATATGGGCGAAGCCGAGTCAAGAAATTCAAACTTTCCAACTGTAGGAGCCGGTTCAGAAGACTGGGTGAATGCCATCGAGTTTGTTCCGGGGCAGCCCTACTGTGGCCGGA CTGCCCCTTCCTCCGCTGAAGCCCCCCTGCAGGGCTCAGTGACCAAGGAAGACGCGGAGAAGGAGCAAAGTGCAGTGGAGACCAAGAAGCAGCTCTGCCCGTATGCTGCAGTGGGGGAGTGCCGCTACGGGGAGAACTGCGCGTATCTGCACGGAGACGCATGTGACATGTGCGGGTTGCAGGTCCTCCATCCCGTGGATGCCGCCCAGAGGTCACAGCATATAAAA TCCTGCATCGAGGCCCACGAGAAGGACATGGAGCTCTCGTTCGCGGTGCAGCGCAGCAAGGACATGGTGTGTGGCATCTGCATGGAGGTGGTCTACGAGAAAGCCAACCCCAGCGAGCGCCGCTTCGGGATCCTCTCCAACTGCAACCACACCTACTGTCTCAAGTGTATTCGCAAGTGGAGGAGTGCTAAGCAATTTGAGAGCAAGATCATAAA GTCCTGCCCAGAATGCCGGATCACATCTAACTTTGTCATTCCAAGTGAGTACTGggtggaggagaaagaagagaagcagaaactcATTCAGAAATACAAGGAGGCAATGAG CAACAAGGCATGCAGGTATTTTGATGAAGGCCGTGGGAGCTGCCCATTTGGAGGGAACTGTTTTTACAAGCATGCGTACCCTGATGGCCGTAGAGAGgagccacagagacagaaagtgggaACATCAAGCAGATGCCGG GCCCAACGAAGGAACCACTTCTGGGAGCTCATCGAGGAACGAGAGAACAGCAACCCTTTTGACGACGAAGAGGAGGTTGTCACCTTTGAGCTGGGCGAGATGTTGCTTATGCTCTTGGCTGCAGGTGGGGACGACGACCTGACAGACTCTGAAGACGAGTGGGACTTGTTTCACGATGAGCTGGAAGATTTTTATGACTTGGATCTATAG